The Paenibacillus sp. BIC5C1 DNA segment GGTGGTTATACCGTGTATCAGGCAGGGGAGGAAGGTGTAGTACTGATTGATATGAATGGTAAGGAGGTTCACCTGTGGAAAGGGCTACTGGGTTTTCCGGCCAAAGTATTCCCCGGTGGCTTCGTATTGGGCAGCACGGGGCGAAGGGATCCGAAGTTCGGTATCCAGGACAACGTCGATTTGGTCCAGGTAGATTGGGATGGCAACATTGTGTGGAAATACAATAGCTACGAACACATCGAAGATCCGGGATATGAACCGCTGTGGTACGCTCGTCAGCACCATGATTTCCAACGTGAAGGCAATCCAGTCGGCTATTACGCTCCTGGGCTCGCACCAAAGACACAGAGCGGGAAGACACTGATTCTTGCTCATAAAAATGTGAATAACCCATCCATTTCGGATAAACCTTTGCTTGATGATGCGATTATAGAAGTCGATTGGGAGGGAAATGTATTATGGGAATGGCTGCCGAACGAGCACTTTGAGGAACTTGGATTCGATGAGGCCGCCCGTAATGTTCTGTTCCGTGACCCGAACACACGCTCATTTGGACATCTCGGTGGTGGGGTGGGCGATTGGCTACATATTAATTCAGCTTCTTATGTGGGTCCAAACCATTTCTATGAAAATGGAGACGAGCGGTTCCATCCCGACAATATTATCTGGGATGCCAGAGAAGCAAATATTATCGCAATTACCGACAGACAGAGTGGAAAGATCGTATGGAGATTAGGTCCCGATTACTCTTTGCCTGAAGTGAAGCATATCGGCACCATTATTGGACAGCATCATGCACATATCATTCCCCAAGGTTTGCCCGGAGAAGGGAATCTGCTGGTATTCGACAATGGCGGCTGGGCCGGTTATGGTCTGCCTAACCCAGCTTCTCCATATGGCTTGAAACATGCCGTTCGCGATCATTCACGTGTGCTGGAGATCAATCCGGTGACCCTGGAGATTGTTTGGCAATATACATCCGCAGAAGCTGGATTTTCCGTTCCGACAGATTCCTATAAATTTTATAGCCCGTATATTAGCTCCGCTCAGCGATTACCTAATGGAAACACGCTAATTACTGAGGGCTCCAATGGAAGACTGTTCGAGGTTACATCCGAGTATGAGCTGGTTTGGGAATATATATCCCCTTATAAGGATGGACGGAACACCAATATGGTCTATCGTTCGTATCGTGTGCCTTATCACTGGGTACCACAGTTGGAGAAGCCGCAGGAGGTTGCTATTGAAGCGATTGATGTGTCTGCCTACAGAGTGCCGGGCGCAGCGCCCAAAGGCTCTTCATCCGTTGTAAGTGTTGAGGTAACACTGCCGTTTGTTGAAGGTGCAGCCTGTGTGGCAACGTCAGATGAAGGCAAGTGAGGTGGCGAAGAGCGACGAACAATGATTAGAACGAATGGGGTGCATACTGTGAGAAAACCGTCCACCTTAACTGGTGCATTATTGATGCTCTTATCACTGTTATTGATATTATCGGGATGTTCAGCAAACGAAACGGTATCCGAAGCAAAAGGCGCATCCGGCACAGAGGCCAAAAAAGTGAAAATCCGGATCGCAGATACAAGTACAAACCCAACGTTCAGGGTAGCCATTGCCAAAGGTTTCTTTGCAAGCCGAGGCATTGATGCAGAGAGCATTACGTTTGGTTCACCAGCGGAAGGTGTAAATGCACTGTTTATCAAGCAGGTGGATATTGCGTACGGGGCTGACTTTCCTGTATTGAACGCTTTGGCAAAAGGGGATTACTCTGTTATTGCTTCCGCAGGTCAGGCTACGAATGAAGCGGCTGCTGCATGGAAATTGTATGCCAAGAACGATATACAGAGTGGTGCAGATCTGAAGGGTAAAAAAGTAAGTTTCATCCGCGGTACATTTATTCCTTACCTGTGGGATGAATATTTGAAGGACCAGGGATTGGATCTAAATGATGTAACCCAGGTGGGTCAGGGAGCATTTGACGAATCCTACATTGCACTAAAGCAGGGTGATCTAGATGCAACCTGGGTCATCGGTTCCGCCTTAACGGATAAGTTCGATGCGCTTGAAGGGGTACATCAACTTACGGATATGTCCCAAACACCTGTACGCCTTGGAATGGGGCTCGTGGCAAGCAATGAGTTCATCCAGGCAAACCCGGAAACGGTGAGTGGTTTTCTCGCGGCGCTGAATGAAGCCTCCGTGTATGCCCAGGCACATCCTGAAGAGGTTGCGGACCTGATGTATAAGGAAACCAAGCAGCCTAAGGAGGCCACCTTGAAGGACCTTCCAATCAATCCTTGGGAAGTTGGATTTACCCAGGCAGCATATGATAGTCTGGCAGGGCAGAAGCAGTATATGGTGGATAACGGGATCATCGAACATGATTTTGATCTCGATAGCAAACTGAACCTGGAACCCCTGAAGCAGACACTGCCAGATAAAGTGACTTATAGTAAATAACTCGCAAATTGCATTGGAGGTGTTCTCATGTCTTTACCTGCAGATCAGCATACAATTCGTATCGAGCAGCTTCGCAAAACATACAATGCCCCCACCCATGGGGATGTTCACTATATTATCAAGGATGTTGATCTGGTCATCAAGGGAGGGGAATTTTTTGTCCTGCTTGGTCCCAGCGGATGTGGCAAGTCCACACTTCTAAATATGATTGCAGGCTTTATCTCCAAGTCGGGGGGGCAGCTCAAGGTGGATAATAAGGAGATCGATCGACCGGGCAAGGATCGAGCCATGGTATTCCAGCAGGCGGATTCTTCACTCTTCCCGTGGCTTACCGTCAGGGAGAATGTGGAGTTTGGACTTCGGATGGCCAAGGTGCCAAAGTCTCAGCGGCGTACAATATCAGACCGATACATTGAGCTGGTTGGACTGGGGAGTCATGAAGCCAAATTTCCAAAGGAATTGTCAGGTGGCATGAAGCAGCGGGTGCAATTGGCCCGGGTGTTAGCCAACGATTCGGCCATCCTGTTGATGGATGAACCATTTGGAGCCTTGGATGCAATGACTCGGCGTACGATGCAGAAAGAGCTAGTAAATATTTGGCAGGAAACTCATAAGACTGTTATTTTTGTCACTCATGATATTCAGGAGGCGCTGTTGCTGGGTCAACGGATTGGAATTATGTCAGTGGGGCCTTCTTCCAAGATAACGGATATTTACGATAATGCTCTGTCTTATCCTAGGAATATTGCTTCATCGGAGTTCAACACCCTATATGACCAGATTCAAAGCCATTTTGAAGAATAATTGAGGTGATAGCAAGATGAGATGGTTGGAGAAAAAGTGGGTGTCTATCCCTCTATTGTGGGTAACGGTAATTCTGATTTGGCAGCTAGGGGCCATGCTTTATGGTCCTGAAGTGATTCCCGGTCCGTGGGATACCATTCTCGGTGCCCGTGAACTGCTTGCTGACGGTACACTAATGCAGTATATCGGAATTAGTTTTACACGTGTGCTTGCGGGTTGGGTGCTTGGCAGTGTGATAGCGATCCCGGTAGGGCTTATCATCGGCAAGGTTCATATGATCCGGCTGTTTGCCGAACCTTTCCTTAATTTTATCCGCTTTATTCCGCCGATCGCATTCATTACCCTGTTCCTGGTCTGGTTCGGGATTGGGGAGCAATCGAAGATTGCGCTCATCATGTATGCAACGTTTTTCATCGTTGTGTTAAACACGCTGACAGGTGTACTCTCCATTGAAGAAGACAAGATCCGGTCAGCCCGCAGTATGGGAGCAAACGAATGGCAGATTTTGCTGCATGTCGTTGTTCCGGCGACGACTCCGTATATCTTCACAGGGGTGCGACTGGCAATGGGCACTTCCTATATGGCTATTATCGGTGCAGAGATGATTGCTGCGAATGAAGGCGTGGGTTATCTGATCTGGAATTCCCGATTATTCTTTCGCACAGATTGGATCTTTGTCGGCCTGATTTCTCTGGGCTTTATGGGCTTTCTCACCGATCGGTTATTCAATTGGTTTGGTCGCAGCGTGCTCTACCGTTATGGTGTAATTGGTGGAACGAAGCGGGTCTGAACGGGCACTTGAGGTACTGTAATCCTCGAAGCCTTAGTTAAACGGAAGCAGGATCATTCATCTCAGTTTTCTCGCAATTTTATCGCAATATCATGGACCTGATTTGGCAGCTTTCAAAGTTGCTGAATCAGGTTTTTTGTATGCGGGGCTAGGGAGTTTCGGCATTGGGTTCAAACCGTGGTATAATTGAATTTCAAAAATATAAAACGTCATGTGGGCCATAGATGCTGCCACATGCAGGAGAACTTATGGACTGGATTATTGGCGCCGTATGCGCTTTTATTGTGGCGGGTGCTGCCTACGCGAAGAAGTCGCTAACCCTATCCGGCTGCCTGGCGGCTGTGACCATGGGTACGATATATTACGGAGCGGGCAACCTGTTCTGGTTTGGAACACTGCTGTTGTTTTTCATTACCTCAACGCTGTTCTCCAAGTTTCGCAAGGATCGCAAGCAGGAGCTTGAGAAATCGTATGCCAAGACGGGCAATCGTGATGCGGGACAGGTCATGGCTAACGGTGGAATTGGGATGTTTCTTGTTCTGGGAAACTGGATTCTGCCACACCCGGCCTGGATGTATGCTTTTATCGGTGTCATGGCTACCGTTACTTCAGATACATGGGCAACCGAATGGGGAAGTCTCAGCCGTAAGCCACCGCGCTCTGTCGTGACGTGGAAGGTGCTGACTCCAGGTACATCTGGAGGTGTTTCATTACTTGGGACGCTGGCTGCTGCCATAGGTGGAGCTTTAATCGGCGTGGGTGCGTTTTTCTTTTCCTGGGTTGCCGGGATCGGAGGTTTGAGTCTGTTCAGATGGATGTGTGTCGGCCTTGTAGGCGGATTGGCAGGAGCTTTTGCGGATTCTTATCTGGGGGCAACGGTTCAGTATATGTATCGTTGTACAGTATGCGGCCGGGAGGTCGAGGTCAGTGAACATTGTGGACACAAAACCGTTCGGGCTCGTGGCTGGTCTTGGATGAGTAATGATCTGGTAAACGTGCTCAGTTCGGTGATCGGCGGATGTTTGGCGATCGGTTTGGGTATCATTTTGGCGTCGTAGGGAGGGAGTGCGTTTGAGCACTGTGCAAGGAGACAAATCGGAGGCAATTTTGGATGCAGCCTATGGTATTTTCGGTTCAAAAGGATTCTATGAGACGAAAATGTCCGATATTGCGGACGAAGCGGGTATCGCGAAAGGCACCATATATTTATATTTTAAAAATAAGGAACAGTTATTTGTTGCCGTATCCAAGCGGGACTGCGACAGTTTTATCAGCCGCCTGGATTATGCATTGAAATCACATCAGAGTACGGGGGATAAACTGGGCGCGATCGCCAAGACTCACCTTACGTATTATTATGAGCGCCGCAATCATACCAAGCTGTTTTTTATGGCACCCAATAATGATCCGGATCTGATGAGATTCATGAAGGCGTTTATGAATGAATATATGAGCATGGTGCGTGAGGTGTTAGAGCATGCTGGCGTGCCTGAGCCTGTGCTGCTCGCAGAAGCTTATATTGGTATTCTCGATCGGCTAAAGATGGATATCATGCTGAATCCGGATTTTAACGAGGAGCACCTGAACAAACGAATTGCTTTTGCAGCAGCTTTGTTTCTGGACGGATGTCGTTCCTTTTTGCAAATATAGCGTGAGTGGGCGTAATTGCATCTTATGCGCAGCCTCATATTGAATACATTTTACAGAGAAGTAGGTTACGAGCAATGAACATAATGACGGTAGAGCAAGTTGCGAAAAGCTATGGTGAGAAAATATTGTTTAAAGACGCCTCGTTCGGCATGGGCGATCAGGACAAAATTGGTGTCGTTGGTGTCAATGGAACCGGAAAGTCTACGTTTTTGCGTGTCATTGCAGGTATGGAGCCAGCGGATGAAGGACAGATCTCGATTGGGAATGACGTGCGTATTCAGTTCCTGGCACAGAATCCGCAGTTTAACCCGGATAATACGGTCTTGCAACAAGTATTTGAGGGTGACAGCCCGGAGATGAAAACAGTACGTGAGTATACAGAAACAATGGAGCTGCTGGAACTTAATCCTTCCGATCCGGCGCTGCAAGAGCGTTTGTTGCGCTTGAACCAGCAAATGGAGCAGCTTCAAGTTTGGCAGATGGAAAGTGAAGCGAAGAGCATTCTGTCCAAACTGGGCATTCGTCAATTCGATGCGTTGATGGGCACATTGTCTGGTGGACAGCGCAAACGGGTGGCGCTTGCTTCCGCGCTGATTCATCCCTGCGAATTGCTCATTCTGGATGAGCCTACGAACCATATTGATAATGATTCCGTAGTTTGGCTGGAACAGTATTTGCAAAAACGGCGCGGCGCCTTGCTCATGATTACGCATGATCGTTATTTCTTGGATCGTGTAGCAAATGTGATGTTGGAGCTCGATCATGGACGTTTATTCCGGTATGAGGCCAACTATACCCGCTTCCTGGAACTGAAGGCTGAGCGTGAAGAGCGTGAATCCGCATCCGAACAAAAGCGGCAAAATCTGCTGCGTACGGAACTCGCCTGGATTCGTCGCGGTGCAAAAGCACGGACCACGAAACAAAAAGCGAGAATTGATCGCTTTGAACAGTTAAAGGATCAACAGGGGCCTAATCGTTCAGGCTCACTAGAGGTATCCGTGGGTTCTACTCGTTTGGGTAAAAAAATACTGGAGATTGAGCATCTGTCCAAATCGGCAGATGGCCGTAAATTGATTGACGATCTCAGTTACATTGCGGTACCTGGTGATCGGGTGGGTATTGTGGGCCCGAATGGTAGCGGTAAATCTACCTTGTTGCAAATGATTTCTGGTAAGCTGGAACCCGATGCAGGGGAAGTTGTTGTGGGACCAACGGTTAATTTGGGCTACTTCACTCAGGAGCATCAGGAGATGAATAAATCTCTGCGGGTAATTGAGTACATCAAGGAAGTGGCCGAGAATATAAAAACGGCTGATGGATCTCTCATTACCGCTGCTCAGATGCTGGAGCGTTTCCTCTTCACCCCTGCGTCACAGTGGACACCAATCTCCCGTCTGTCTGGCGGAGAGAAGCGTCGTCTATATCTGCTGCGTGTGCTGATGGCTGCACCGAATGTCCTGCTGTTGGATGAACCTACGAACGACTTGGATATTCAGACACTCGCTGTACTCGAAGATTACCTGGATGATTTCCCGGGTGTTGTATTTGTCGTATCCCATGATCGGTACTTCCTGGATCGGACGGTGGATAAAGTACTGTCTTTTGAAGGTGGCGGTGCTGTGCGTGTGCATGTTGGGGACTACAGTGAATATGCAGAATGGATGCTGAAAAATGCACCCGGATCTTCTCAGGAAAGTGCGACGGGAACAGCAGCTAAAGTGAAACCGGCAACGGAGGAAAGTAAACCTGCTGCCTCGGCGGCTAAACCTAAGTTGAAGTTCAGCTTCAAGGAACAGCGTGAATATGACCAGATCGATGAGAATATCGAAAAAGCTGAAGCTAATCTCGCTCGCATTAATAAAGAGATGGAAGAATCGTTCAGCGACTCAGCCCGTCTACAGGAGTTAATGGCAGAGCAGGCGGAGGCAGAGCGTCATCTGGAGGAACTAATGGAACGGTGGACCGTTCTGAATGAGCTTGCGGAACAGATTGAAAACAGCAAGTCTTAAAGTTTATTTCAATGAATCGTCTTCTCCTCAAAAGCGGCTTGTAGTCGCCTTTTGGGGGAGGGCGATTTTTTTTGCATTGATGAAAATGAATTTATATGAAACGTTAACCATATTCAATCCGTTTATTAAATAAAGAATTCCATAGAAGGGGGAGAACTCCACATCCATGTACAGAGAACTGAATGAACAATTGGCAGTGATCAAGGAAAAAGGAAGAATATATGAGAAATGGAATGATCGGTTGGAGAAGCTGAATCAGGAGGAAGCGGAATGGAAGAGGAAAGTACAGCAGCGTCTGGAGCATCTACTGAAGGAACAAAACGATGTCGATCGCCTCAACAGCATGACGTTATCCGCATTCTTTTATCATTTAATCGGCAAAAAAGAGGATCGACTGGAAAGAGAAGAAATGGAGTTGATGGAAAGTAAGGCAGCGTACGATACAGCATGCCAGATGTTAACGGATATCCAGAAGCAGCGCTCGCAAGTTGAGCAGCAACTGGAAGGACAGCGGCAATATCAATTCTGGCAGAGTGATTACAAGGTGTTATGGTGCAAAAAGGAAAACGATTTGCTCGATAAAGATGCAGAATTGCAGCAAATGGCTGAGGACCGGGAACATCTCTCAGGAGAGCTTCAAGAGCTCAATGAAGCAGAACGAGAGGGGCAGTATCTGCTTGATGCACTGGAACGTGCTGAAAAGGCTTTGTCCTCTGCTGGAAATTGGGGAGTATACGACATGATGGGTGGGGGGATGATCTCGACTCATATTAAGCGCAGCAGAATGGATGATGCTCAGGTTGCCATTATGGATGCCGGAAGACGCCTTCGCCGATTTCAAAAGGAGCTGGAGGATGTGAAGATGGCTGTAAACACGGAATTACACCTTGGAGGCCTGCTTTCATTCGCAGACTATTTCTTCGATAATCTCTTTGTGGATTGGATGGTACAAGACAAAATTCGCAAAGCTGAAACTCAGGTGAAGGATGGACTGAGTGCAGTTCGAAGCACGATGCGTGTGCTGAAGGATGAGATCCGGGATCATAAGGTGAAGCTGGAGCATCTGGAACGTAGGTATCTCGAACATATTGAACGAGCGGACTAAATCATCTCAAAGAAAAAGGACACTTCCAGCGTGCCCCTAAACGGCGGCGTAGCAGGAGTGCCCTTTTTTACATGATACAGGTAAATCATAGGTGTTCAAAGTCGAATTGCATACCCCGACAAGATCGAAATCACAACTCTGATCATGTGTTCAAATGCTGTAATACCATACGACTTGTCCATGACCATGTCACAATTACTTGGTTGTAATATATGCGGCGAGCAGTCTCGCTGTATTCAGGACAGCGTCTTTATGCGTGCGTTCCATGGAGTGGGAAGCATGAACACCCGGACCAATCAATGCAGCCCGAATGTTATTTCCTCCACGTAAAGCTGCGCTGCCATCGGAGCCG contains these protein-coding regions:
- a CDS encoding aryl-sulfate sulfotransferase — its product is MGHSTIYPTGATVYNPIKAWGGYTVYQAGEEGVVLIDMNGKEVHLWKGLLGFPAKVFPGGFVLGSTGRRDPKFGIQDNVDLVQVDWDGNIVWKYNSYEHIEDPGYEPLWYARQHHDFQREGNPVGYYAPGLAPKTQSGKTLILAHKNVNNPSISDKPLLDDAIIEVDWEGNVLWEWLPNEHFEELGFDEAARNVLFRDPNTRSFGHLGGGVGDWLHINSASYVGPNHFYENGDERFHPDNIIWDAREANIIAITDRQSGKIVWRLGPDYSLPEVKHIGTIIGQHHAHIIPQGLPGEGNLLVFDNGGWAGYGLPNPASPYGLKHAVRDHSRVLEINPVTLEIVWQYTSAEAGFSVPTDSYKFYSPYISSAQRLPNGNTLITEGSNGRLFEVTSEYELVWEYISPYKDGRNTNMVYRSYRVPYHWVPQLEKPQEVAIEAIDVSAYRVPGAAPKGSSSVVSVEVTLPFVEGAACVATSDEGK
- a CDS encoding ABC transporter substrate-binding protein, with amino-acid sequence MIRTNGVHTVRKPSTLTGALLMLLSLLLILSGCSANETVSEAKGASGTEAKKVKIRIADTSTNPTFRVAIAKGFFASRGIDAESITFGSPAEGVNALFIKQVDIAYGADFPVLNALAKGDYSVIASAGQATNEAAAAWKLYAKNDIQSGADLKGKKVSFIRGTFIPYLWDEYLKDQGLDLNDVTQVGQGAFDESYIALKQGDLDATWVIGSALTDKFDALEGVHQLTDMSQTPVRLGMGLVASNEFIQANPETVSGFLAALNEASVYAQAHPEEVADLMYKETKQPKEATLKDLPINPWEVGFTQAAYDSLAGQKQYMVDNGIIEHDFDLDSKLNLEPLKQTLPDKVTYSK
- a CDS encoding DUF92 domain-containing protein; this encodes MDWIIGAVCAFIVAGAAYAKKSLTLSGCLAAVTMGTIYYGAGNLFWFGTLLLFFITSTLFSKFRKDRKQELEKSYAKTGNRDAGQVMANGGIGMFLVLGNWILPHPAWMYAFIGVMATVTSDTWATEWGSLSRKPPRSVVTWKVLTPGTSGGVSLLGTLAAAIGGALIGVGAFFFSWVAGIGGLSLFRWMCVGLVGGLAGAFADSYLGATVQYMYRCTVCGREVEVSEHCGHKTVRARGWSWMSNDLVNVLSSVIGGCLAIGLGIILAS
- a CDS encoding TetR/AcrR family transcriptional regulator, with protein sequence MSTVQGDKSEAILDAAYGIFGSKGFYETKMSDIADEAGIAKGTIYLYFKNKEQLFVAVSKRDCDSFISRLDYALKSHQSTGDKLGAIAKTHLTYYYERRNHTKLFFMAPNNDPDLMRFMKAFMNEYMSMVREVLEHAGVPEPVLLAEAYIGILDRLKMDIMLNPDFNEEHLNKRIAFAAALFLDGCRSFLQI
- a CDS encoding ABC transporter ATP-binding protein is translated as MSLPADQHTIRIEQLRKTYNAPTHGDVHYIIKDVDLVIKGGEFFVLLGPSGCGKSTLLNMIAGFISKSGGQLKVDNKEIDRPGKDRAMVFQQADSSLFPWLTVRENVEFGLRMAKVPKSQRRTISDRYIELVGLGSHEAKFPKELSGGMKQRVQLARVLANDSAILLMDEPFGALDAMTRRTMQKELVNIWQETHKTVIFVTHDIQEALLLGQRIGIMSVGPSSKITDIYDNALSYPRNIASSEFNTLYDQIQSHFEE
- a CDS encoding ABC-F family ATP-binding cassette domain-containing protein, which encodes MNIMTVEQVAKSYGEKILFKDASFGMGDQDKIGVVGVNGTGKSTFLRVIAGMEPADEGQISIGNDVRIQFLAQNPQFNPDNTVLQQVFEGDSPEMKTVREYTETMELLELNPSDPALQERLLRLNQQMEQLQVWQMESEAKSILSKLGIRQFDALMGTLSGGQRKRVALASALIHPCELLILDEPTNHIDNDSVVWLEQYLQKRRGALLMITHDRYFLDRVANVMLELDHGRLFRYEANYTRFLELKAEREERESASEQKRQNLLRTELAWIRRGAKARTTKQKARIDRFEQLKDQQGPNRSGSLEVSVGSTRLGKKILEIEHLSKSADGRKLIDDLSYIAVPGDRVGIVGPNGSGKSTLLQMISGKLEPDAGEVVVGPTVNLGYFTQEHQEMNKSLRVIEYIKEVAENIKTADGSLITAAQMLERFLFTPASQWTPISRLSGGEKRRLYLLRVLMAAPNVLLLDEPTNDLDIQTLAVLEDYLDDFPGVVFVVSHDRYFLDRTVDKVLSFEGGGAVRVHVGDYSEYAEWMLKNAPGSSQESATGTAAKVKPATEESKPAASAAKPKLKFSFKEQREYDQIDENIEKAEANLARINKEMEESFSDSARLQELMAEQAEAERHLEELMERWTVLNELAEQIENSKS
- a CDS encoding ABC transporter permease — encoded protein: MRWLEKKWVSIPLLWVTVILIWQLGAMLYGPEVIPGPWDTILGARELLADGTLMQYIGISFTRVLAGWVLGSVIAIPVGLIIGKVHMIRLFAEPFLNFIRFIPPIAFITLFLVWFGIGEQSKIALIMYATFFIVVLNTLTGVLSIEEDKIRSARSMGANEWQILLHVVVPATTPYIFTGVRLAMGTSYMAIIGAEMIAANEGVGYLIWNSRLFFRTDWIFVGLISLGFMGFLTDRLFNWFGRSVLYRYGVIGGTKRV